The nucleotide window TCCGACTCGGTGTCGCCTCGACACCGACTATCGCCCGCGCTGTCGGTTGGTCGGGAGCGGACGCGGGCATCGGAATCACCGCGTCACACAACCCCGCCTCGGACAACGGTTTGAAGCTCTGGACGCCGAGTGGCCGTGCCTTCGACAGAGCACAGACCCGGGATATCGTCCATCGGCTCAACCGAGATGAGATTTCACTCGTTAATTGGGACGAACTCGGCGAGGAGCGCACTTGGCCCGACGCACCGGCCCGCCACGTCGACCATCTCGTCTCGTCGTTCGACTCCTTCGACGACGTTTCCGTCGTGTTCGACCTCGGAAACGGAACCGGTCGCGTCTCGGTCGATGCGCTCTACGCGCTCGGAGCGACGGTCAACACCATCGATGGGCAAGCAGACGGTCGATTCCCCGCTCGAAAAAGCGAGCCGAACGCCGAGACGCTCACGGCACTCAGCAGAACTGTCCCTGCCCTCGACGCGGATGTCGGCCTTGCGCACGACGGTGACGCAGACAGATTAGTCGCTGTCGACGAGACTGGTGAGTACGTTTCCGGAGACGCGCTGCTCGCGTTGTTCGCGCGTGATGTCGTCTCAGCGGGCGACGCTATTGCCGTGCCCATCGACACGAGTCTACTCGTTCAGGACGTTATCGAGAGTATTGGCGGGTGTGTCACCTACACGCCGGTCGGGGACGTACACGTCGCCGAGACAGTCGCAGAACCGGGATACGTCTTCGGGGGCGAACCCTCTGGAGCGTGGATTTGGCCCGACGAGACACTCGCTCCAGATGCTCACTACGCGGCGCTCAAACTCACAGAACTCGTTGCACGGTACGGCCCGCTCTCCGAACAGGTCGCTTCGCTCGGGCAATCGAAGTACGCCACTCGACGCACGAGCATCACGTTCGAGAACAAACAGCAGGCGATGGACCGCATCGCCCGTAACATCCACGCCAGATACGACGAGGTCGACACCACCGACGGAATCCGCGTGGACACCAAAGACGGCTGGTTCCTCGTCCGAGCCAGCGGCACCGAACCGGTCGTTCGCATCACCGCGGAAGCACGCGACGCGGCCGACGCGGACCGCCTCTTCGAGGACATTCGCTCACTCGTTGAGGGTGCTCGTATCGTCGTCTAAGTCCTCGTTTTGTTCAAACTGTTGTTAGTGTGCGTGTCTTAC belongs to Haloferax mediterranei ATCC 33500 and includes:
- the glmM gene encoding phosphoglucosamine mutase; amino-acid sequence: MFGTSGIRGPVGRTVTAELALRIGRAVGCDTRTVVVGQDARLSGDVLADAVSAGVRECGSDVVRLGVASTPTIARAVGWSGADAGIGITASHNPASDNGLKLWTPSGRAFDRAQTRDIVHRLNRDEISLVNWDELGEERTWPDAPARHVDHLVSSFDSFDDVSVVFDLGNGTGRVSVDALYALGATVNTIDGQADGRFPARKSEPNAETLTALSRTVPALDADVGLAHDGDADRLVAVDETGEYVSGDALLALFARDVVSAGDAIAVPIDTSLLVQDVIESIGGCVTYTPVGDVHVAETVAEPGYVFGGEPSGAWIWPDETLAPDAHYAALKLTELVARYGPLSEQVASLGQSKYATRRTSITFENKQQAMDRIARNIHARYDEVDTTDGIRVDTKDGWFLVRASGTEPVVRITAEARDAADADRLFEDIRSLVEGARIVV